A region of the Amycolatopsis sp. cg13 genome:
CCGAGCAGATCAAGGCGGAACTGCGGGAGCAGGCGGAGTCCGAATCCCAGCGGATCGTGGCGCAGGGCCACGCCCAGCTGCAGGCGCAGAAGGCGCAGATCGTCGCCGAGCTGCGGGCCGAAATGGGCCGCAACGCGGTCGAGCTGGCCGGCCGCATCGTCGGCGAGTCGCTCGAGGACGAGGCGCGCCGTCGCGGCACCGTCGACCGGTTCCTCGCGGAGCTGGACACCGCCGGGGCCACTAACGGAGCGGGGAAGTAACCAGAGATGACGCTGCATGCTGCGAGCCGTGAAGCGCTCGACCTCGCCGAGCGCACGCTCGGCGAGGTGCTGGCCGGAGCGGGCGCTGACCCCGCGAAGGCCGGGGACGAGCTGCTCTCGGTCGTCGACCTCCTTGACCGCGAAATCGGCCTGCGCCGCGCGGTCGGCGATTCTTCGGTCGCGCCGGAGAGCCGCCAGGGCCTGGTCCGCCGCCTGTTCGACGGAAAGCTGAGCGAGCAGGCCCTGAAGGTGCTCGACACCGTGGCGGGCAGCCGCTGGTCCAGTCCCCGCGAGCTGGTGGACGGGCTCGAATCGATCGGTCGTTCGGCGCTGCTCACCGCCGCCGAAAAGGCCGGGAACGTCGAAACCGTCGAGTCTCAGCTGTTCCAGGTCGCGCGGATCGTCGCGGGCGCCCCGGAACTCGAGGCGGCGCTGTCCGACCTGACCGCTCCCGCGGAAGCGAAGCGGACCCTGGTCCGCGGGCTGTTCGCGGGCAAGGTCGACGCGGTCGTCGAGACCCTGGTCGAGCAGGCCGTGCAGCGCGCCAAGGGGCGCGGCATCGGCAACGCGCTCGACAAGCTGGTCGCGCTGGCCGCCGAGCGGCGCGAGCGCTCGGTCGCGTACGTGACCTCGGCGAACGCGCTCACCGACGAGCAGCGGGCCCTTCTCGGGACCAAGCTCGACGGCATCTACGGGCGGCCGATCGCGCTGCACGTCGAGATCGACCCGGCACTCGGCGGCGGCCTCGTCGTCCGCGTCGGGGACGAGGTCATCGACGGCAGCACCTCCGGGCAGCTGGCGGCCGCGCGCCGCACGCTGAGCCGGGCCTGAGCGGCACAACAGACTTTGCACACTGGACAGAAGAGAAGCGAGAGCGGGAACGAAATGGCGGAGCTGACGATCTCCTCGGACGAGATCGCCCACGCGATCGAGAATTACGTCTCGAGTTACGCCCCTTCCGTGGAGCGGGAAGAGGTCGGCGTCGTCGCCGACGCCGGTGACGGCATCGCCCACGTCGAAGGGCTGCCCTCGGCCATGGCCAACGAGCTGCTCGAGTTCCCGGGCGGCGTGCTTGGCGTGGCACTGAACCTGGACGCGCGCTCCATCGGCGCCGCGATCCTCGGCGACTTCGAGAGCATCGAAGAAGGCCAGCAGGTCAAGCGGACCGGCCAGGTCCTCTCGGTGCCGGTCGGCGACGGCTACCTCGGCCGGGTCGTCAACCCGCTCGGCCAGGCCATCGACGGCCTCGGCGAGATCGAGACCACCGGCCGCCGCGCGCTGGAGCTGAAGGCCGCTTCGGTGGTCGAGCGCCAGCCGGTGTCCGAGCCGCTGCAGACGGGCATCACCGCGATCGACGCGATGACCCCGATCGGCCGCGGCCAGCGCCAGCTGATCATCGGCGACCGCAAGACCGGCAAGACCGCGGTCGCGGTGGACACGATCATCAACCAGAAGGCCAACTGGGAGACCGGTGACCCGAGCAAGCAGGTTCGCTGCATCTACGTCGCGGTCGGCCAGAAGGGCTCCACGATCGCCTCGGTGAAGACGGCGCTCGAGGACGCGGGCGCGATGGAGTACACCACCATCGTCGCGGCCCCGGCCTCGGACTCGGCCGGCTTCAAGTGGATCGCCCCCTACACCGGCTCGGCCATCGGCCAGCACTGGATGTACGAGGGCAAGCACGTCCTCATCGTGTTCGACGACCTGACCAAGCAGGCCGACGCCTACCGCGCGATCTCGCTGCTGCTGCGCCGCCCGCCGGGCCGCGAGGCGTTCCCCGGCGACGTCTTCTACTTGCACTCCCGTCTCCTCGAGCGCTGCGCGAAGCTCTCGGACGAGCTGGGCGCGGGCTCGCTGACCGGGCTGCCGATCATCGAGACCAAGGCCAACGACGTGTCGGCCTACATCCCGACGAACGTCATCTCGATCACCGACGGCCAGTGCTTCTTCCAGTCGGACCTCTTCAACGCCGGCCAGCGCCCGGCCATCGACGTGGGCATCTCGGTGTCCCGTGTGGGTGGCGCCGCGCAGGTCAAGGCGATGAAGAACGTCGCGGGCTCGCTCCGCATCGACCTGTCCCAGTACCGCGAGCTGGAGGCGTTCGCCGCCTTCGCTTCGGACCTGGACGACGCGTCGAAGGCGCAGCTTGAGCGCGGTGCCCGGCTGTACGAGGTGCTCAAGCAGCCGCAGTACTCCCCGGTTCCGGTCGAGGAGCAGGTCGCCACGGTGTACCTGGGCACGAACGGCTACTTCGACTCGGTCCCGACCGAGGACGTGCGCCGCTTCAACCTCGAGTTCCTCGACTCGGCGCGGCGCAAGCACGCCGAGGTGCTGGGCGCGATCCGCGACACCGGCAAGTTCGAGGACGACACCCGCGACGCGCTGATCGCGGCGGTGAACGAGTTCAAGAAGGAGTTCACCACCTCCGAGGGCAAGCCGCTCGAGTCGAACGCCGACGCGATGGCCGCCGAGAAGGTCGGGCAGGAGACCGTCAAGGTCAACAAGCCCGCCCCGAAGAAGTGAGCTGGTAGCCCATGGCCGCACAACTCCGGGAGCTTCGCTCGCGCATCAAGGCGACGAAGTCGATCGGCAAGATCACCAAGGCGATGGAACTCATCGCCACCGCGCGCATCACCAAGGCGCGCGCGAAGGTCGCCGCTTCCCGGCCGTACGCGGACGAGATCACCAAGGTGCTCTCGGCGCTGGCCGGCGCGGCGGCCAACCTCGACCACCCGCTCCTGGTCGAGCGCCCGAACCCGAAGCGCGCCGCCGTCCTGGTCGTCACCAGTGACAAGGGCCAGTGCGGCGGTTACAACTCCAACGTGCTGAAGGCGACCGAAGAACTGCTTGCCCTCCTCAAGTCCGAGGGCAAGGACGTCGACGTCTACACCACCGGCAGCAAGGGCCTGAACTACTACCGGTTCCGCAACCGCGCGGTGGCCGGCAGCTGGACCGGCTTCTCCGACCAGCCGGGCTACCCGGACGCGGTCGCGGCGGCCGAGACGCTGGTGCAGTCCTTCAACGCGGGTGTCGATGACGCTTCGGGCAATGCGGACGGCATCACGGGCGTGGACGAGATCCACGTCGTCTACACCGAGTTCGTGTCGATGCTGACGCAGCGCCCGGTCGCCAAGCGGGTCGCTCCGCTGGAGGTCGAGTACTCCGACGGCGAGGACGAGAAGCCGGCCGGTCTGCTGCCGAGCTACGAGTTCGAGCCCAGCGCCGACAAGCTGCTCTCGGCGCTGCTGCCGAAGTACATCAACACCCGGCTGTACTCGGCGCTGCTCGAATCCGCCGCGTCCGAACTGGCCGCCCGCCGCACGGCGATGAAGGCCGCGTCGGACAACGCGAACGAACTGGTGAACACGCTGACGCGGGAGGCGAACCAGGCCCGGCAGGCGCAGATCACCCAGGAGATCTCCGAAATCGTCGGTGGCGCGAACGCGCTCACCGCAGCAGGAAGTGATGACTGATGACCAGTACTGAAGCCCCGCGCGCCAAGGGGCGCATCGTCTCGGTGACCGGGCCGGTCGTCGACGTCGAGTTCCCGCGCGGTTCCGTTCCCGACCAGTTCAACGCGCTCAAGGTCGACATCGAGTTCGAGCAGCTGCGCAAGACGGTGACCCTCGAGGTCGCCGCGCACCTGGGCGACAACCTGGTGCGCACGATTTCGCTGCAGCCGCAGGACGGTCTCGTCCGCGGTGCCGAGGTCACCGACACCGGCAAGCCGATCACCGTCCCGGTGGGCGACAAGGTCAAGGGCCACGTCTACAACGCGCTCGGCGAGTGCCTCGACGAGCCCGGCTACGGCGAGGACCTCGAGCGCTGGGGCATTCACCGCAACCCGCCGCCCTTCGACCAGCTCGAGGGCAAGACGGAGATGCTGGAGACCGGCCTGAAGGTCGTCGACCTGCTGACCCCGTACGTGCAGGGCGGCAAGATCGGCCTGTTCGGCGGCGCGGGCGTGGGCAAGACGGTGCTGATCAAGGAAATGATCACCCGTGTCGCCCGGAACTTCGGCGGTACGTCGGTGTTCGCCGGCGTCGGCGAGCGCACCCGTGAGGGCAACGACCTCTTCCTGGAGATGTCCGAGGACGGCGTCATCAACGACACCGCCCTCGTGTTCGGCCAGATGGACGAGCCGCCGGGCACGCGTATGCGCGTCGCGCTGTCGGCGCTGACCATGGCGGAGTACTTCCGCGACGTCCAGAACCAGGACGTGCTGCTGTTCATCGACAACATCTTCCGGTTCACCCAGGCCGGTTCCGAGGTGTCGACCCTGCTGGGCCGCATGCCTTCGGCAGTGGGCTACCAGCCGACGCTGGCGGACGAGATGGGCCAGCTGCAGGAGCGGATCACCTCGACCCGGGGCCGTTCGATCACCTCGATGCAGGCGATCTACGTGCCCGCGGACGACTACACCGACCCGGCCCCGGCGACGACGTTCGCCCACCTGGACGCCACCACCGAGCTTTCCCGGTCGGTGTTCCAGAAGGGCATCTTCCCGGCGGTGGACCCGCTGGCGTCGACGTCGACGATCCTCGACCCGGCGATCGTCGGCGAGGACCACTACCGCGTCGCCTCCGAGGTCATCCGGATCCTGCAGAAGTACAAGGAGCTGCAGGACATCATCGCGATCCTCGGCATGGACGAGCTTTCCGAAGAGGACAAGCTCACCGTGCAGCGGGCGCGCCGGATCGAGCGCTTCCTGTCCCAGAACATGCTGGTGGCCGAGGCCTTCACGCAGATCCCGGGCTCCACGGTGCCGCTGTCGGAGACCATCGAGTCGTTCGACCGCATCACCAAGGGCGACTTCGACCACTACCCGGAGCAGGCGTTCCTGGGCATTGGCGGGCTCGAGGACCTCGAGAAGAAGTACCACGAGATCACCGGCAAGTGAGTGCGTGAGACCGGCGGGGGCACTGTCCATTGTGGACATCGGCCCCCGCCGTTCTCGTAACCGAAGCAAGACCTATTACACTCGGTGGTGACACCCCGAGCGAAGGAGTGCTACGTGGCTGAGATGTCCGTGGAGCTGGTTGCCGTCGAGCGCCGGCTCTGGTCGGGTACCGCCACCTTCGTGGTGGCGCAGACCACCGAGGGCGAGATCGGCATCATGCCCGGACACGAGCCGGTGCTGGGCCAGCTCGTCGAGGGTGGCGTGGTGAAGGTGAACACGACGGACGGCGACGTGCTGACCGCCGCGGTGCACGGCGGATTCCTGTCCGTCACCGCGACCGGGGTGAGCGTGCTCGCGGAGAGCGCCGAGCTGTCCGACGAAATCGACGTGGCCGCCGCGAAGGCAGCCCTCAGCACCGGCGACGAGGCCGAGCGGACGAGGGCCACGGCCCAGCTCCGCGCGGCTGGACAATCGGTCTGAGCGGACTAGACGGGCAGGAGCCGGGCCGTGCAGATCGCTGTGGTGGTGCTAGCGCTCCTGATCGTGCTTGTCGTCGTGGTCGGCTGGTACGGCCAGCGGTGGATCCGGATGCGCCGCGGCGGCGGCGTCAGCGTGGCGCTGCGGTGGCGTCCGGACAGTCCCCGTTCGAGCTGGCATCTCGGCCTCGGCCGGTACGAGGGCGAGAAGTTCGTCTGGTACCGGGTGTGGAGCCTGCGCACCGGCCCGGATCGCGTTTTCCAGCGGGAAAGCATGCAGATCGCGGACCGGCGGGACCCGTCCGGCTCCGAGGCGTACGCGGTGCCTGAGGGATCGACGGTGCTGCGCTGCGAGTCCTCGGACCAGGAAGCGATCGAGATCGCGATGGGTCCGGGTGCGCTGACCGGATTCCTGTCGTGGCTCGAATCGGCTCCGCCGGGGCGACGGCTGCCGCGAGCTTCGTGAGTTTTTCCGGCCGGGCCTGCCCTTGCGGCGGGCCCGGTTTTTGTTTCTCGTGCAGCGGGTTCTCCGGCGCTACCCTAGGTGCATGGACGCCCGAGAACGGGAAGACCGCGCTCGCCGGTGGCAGACCTTGCCGAAGCCGGTGCGGCTCGAGGACCTCACGGTGGCCCAGGCTGTCGAGCCGGGCCGCGATTCGACCTGGGACGTCGACTACGAGCGTTACTGGGCCGCTCAGGAAGCCAGCTGGGCCCGGTAGTCAGAGCCAGGCGGTGACGGAGCGGACAAGCTCGGCGAACCGCGCCGGTTTCTCTCCGTGCACGTTGTGGCCGCTGTCCACCCGGACGACCTCGACGTCGTTGATCAGCGAGGCGATCTGTCGCGCGTCGTCCGCGTCGATCGCGCCTTGCAGGACGCCGTCCTCGCCGTATTTCCAGTTGGCGTGGACGAGGATCGTCGGCGCTTCGATCTTGCGCAGGGTCGCCTCGTGGTCGAAGCCTTCGTCCCAGGCGCCGGTGTAGAAGGCGTCGCCGAAACGCGGGTCGTAGTGCTCGACCGCGCGCTGCATGTCGTTCCAGCTCGGCGGCATGAAGAACAGCGTGATCGGCCGGTTTGGATGCTTCTCGCGCCGCTTGAGCCCGGACCGCACGATCCGGGCCGCGCCGTCGCCGAAGAAGTCCCACAGCTTCTGGTGCTCGAAGAGGTAGGCGCCCCAGTCGGATTCGCCGGATCGCAGATACGTGTGGCAGGCCGTGGCGAGGTCGACCCAGTTCCAGGTTTTCTCGGCCCGCGGCAGCAGGGTGGTGAACAGCGGCGGGTCTTCCAGCACCAGCGCGCGGACCAGGTCCGGCCGGTTCCCGGCGAGCCAGGCCGCCAGTTGGCCGCCCGAGGAATGCCCGGATACGACGACCCGTTTCCCGATGATTTCCTCGACGAACCGGGCCAGATCAGCCCCGATCGCGGCCGCGGTGTACTTCTCCGGCGCCCGGGCGGAGTCGCCGTGCCCGTGGACGTCGACCGCGTACACCGTGAAGTCCCGCGCCAGCTCCGGCAGCACGCGTGCGTAACTCTGCCAGTCGACGGCCTGGCCATGGATCAGCAGCAGCGCTGGCTTGGCACCGGCCGGACCCTGGGCGTAATGGAGCTTCGAGCCGTTGACCACCGCGTCGTGTTCGGTGAATCCGGCCCGCCGCGTACGAGCCATCGCCCAGCCGTACGTCTTGAGGTTGCGGGCCGCCCAACCGCCGGCGGCGAGGCCTGCCGCGGCGGGAACGGAGGCCGCGATCAGCCGCCCGGCTGCCACAGCACGTCGCCTTCCGGATTGGCCAGCCGGGCGAGGATGAACAGCAGGTCCGAGAGCCGGTTCAGGTACTTGGCCGCGATCGGGTTGGACGTGTCCGGCTCGGCCTCCATCAGCGCCCACGCCGACCGTTCCGCGCGGCGAGAGACCGTGCGCGCCTGGTGCAGGAACGCCGCGCCCGGGGTGCCGCCCGGAAGGATGAAAGACGTGAGTTTCGGCAGCCGTTCGTTGAAGTCGTCGCACCAGCCTTCGAGCCGCTCCAGGTACGCCTCGGTGATGCGCAGCGGCTCGTAGGGCGGGTCCTCCTGGATCGGGAGGCACAAATCCGCGCCGACGTCGAACAGGTCGTTCTGGATCCGGCGCAGCACGTCCGCGATCTCGTCGGTGAGCCCGCCGAGGGCGATCGCCAGGCCGAGGACGGAATTGGCCTCGTCGGTGTCGGCGTAGGCGGACAGCCGGGCGGAAGTCTTCGGAACCCGGGAACCGTCGCCGAGCGCGGTCGTGCCGCTGTCGCCGACCTTCGTGTAGACCCGGTTGATACGAACCACCATACGTTCGACTCTACCGGCCCGGGTTCGGGCAAAACTGGGCGAGAGGGCATGATTGGCGGCCATGAGCGAGCACTTCGACGTGCATGGCGGAGCCCGGCTGGTCGGCGAGGTCGACGTGGTCGGCGCCAAGAACAGCGTGCTGAAACTGATGGCCGCGGCACTGCTGGCCGAAGGCACCACGACCATCACGAACTGCCCGCAGATCCTGGACGTCCCGCTGATGGGCGACGTCCTGCGCAGTGTCGGCTGCGAGGTGGAGATCGAGGGTGACACGGCGCGCATCACCACGCCCAAGGAGCTGTCGCACCGCGCCGATTCGGCGGCGATGGGCAAGCTGCGCGCGTCGGTGTGCGTGCTGGGCCCGCTGGTCGGCCGCCTGAAGCAGGCGGTTGTCGCGCTGCCCGGCGGCGACGCGATCGGCCAGCGTCCGCTGGACATGCACCAGAACGGCCTCCGCAAACTCGGCGCGACGAGCACCATCGAGCACGGGTGCGTCGTCGCGAAGGCCGAAACGCTGGTCGGCACCCAGATCTGGCTGGACTTCCCGAGCGTCGGCGCGACCGAGAACATCCTGATGGCGGCCGTGCTGGCCGAGGGCACGACGGTGATCGACAACGCCGCCCGCGAACCGGAAATCGCCGACATCTGCACGATGCTGACCGAAATGGGCGCGAAGATCGAGGGCGCGGGCACCTCGACGCTGACCGTCCACGGCGTCGAAGCACTGAACCCGACCGAACACCGCGTGATCGGCGACCGCATCGTAGGCGCGACCTGGGCGTTCGCCGCCGCGATGACCCGCGGCGACCTGACCGTGCGCGGCGTGAACCCGCACCACCTCGACCTGGTCCTGGACAAACTGCGCCTGGCCGGCGCGGAGGTCACCACCTACGACGACAAGGGCTTCCGAGTCGTCCAGCCGGAACGCCCGAAGGCGGTCGACTGGGTGACCCTGCCGTACCCCGGTTTCGCCACCGACCTGCAGCCGTTCGCGGTCGCGCTGTCGGCGGTGTCCGAGGGCACCTCGATGATCACGGAAAACGTGTACGAGGCCCGGTTCCGCTTCATCGAGGAAATGATCCGGCTGTCCGGCGACGCGCGTACCGACGGCCACCACGCGGTGGTCCGCGGTGTGGAGAAGCTGTCGAGCGCGCCGGTGTGGGCGTCGGACATCCGTGCCGGAGCCGGGCTGGTGCTGGCCGGGCTGTGCGCCGATGGGGTGACGGAGGTGTGGGACGTGTTCCACATCGACCGCGGGTACCCGCATTTCGTCGAGAACTTGAATCGGCTGGGTGCCCGGATCGACCGGGTTGCCGGGGAGCCGGAGCGAGCTTGAGCGGCGGCTGCACCGCGGCTGATTACGCGGAGTGGGACGAAGAACGCTGCCAAGGGGTATGGCTCAGTTCGTGATCGGCCAGCACGGTCGCGAACGCATCAGAGAATCATTCGGCGGCTGTCCTGCGGACTCGAATCAGCCCGCGGCAGCGACCTCGCCGACGCAGTGCTCCGGCCGGAGCACTGCCGCCTCGTCGTCGAGGTGATGTCGCCAGGCTCGATCACTGTCGACCAAATCGACAAGCCCGCCGAGTACGCCGCTGCCGGAATCCCGCAGTTCTGGCGGATCGAGAACACGACCGACGAGGTCGGCGGGCTCACTGTCTTCTGCTACCGGCTCGACGCGACTACTCATTCCTACGTGCCGACCGGCGCACACCAGGGCACTCTCCGGGTCGCCACTCCGGTCGAGGTGTCAGTGGAGCTGGCAACCCTGCTCTGAGCGGCGGTGGCTACGTGCTCAGCGCACGCACCACCAAGTCCGCCACCTTATCCAAATACCCTTCCTCCGCCGGGACTCCGCGCACGATCAGCCGCCAGTAAACGATTCCCGCGCCGATGTCCAGCGCCATTTCGATGTCCGTGTCCGCCGGGATCTCCCCGCGCTCGATCGCCCTGGTGAACACCGCCTGGTTGATGGCCCGCCGCGGTCCGCCGATTGCTTCGCGGGCGAATTCGGCCATTGCCGGGTTTTGGCGGGCTTCCGCGATCAGCCCGGGGAAAATCCGCGAGAACCGCGGGTGCGTGATCCATCCGTAAAGCGCTTCCAGGGTGGCCCGGATATCGCCGCGCAGGCTGCCGGTGTCCGGGTCCACCGCGCGCGCCAGGCTGAATTCCGCGATGACCGCGCCGATCATTTCGTCTTTCGACCGCCAGCGCCGATATAGCGCGCTTTTCCCGACCCCGGCGCGTTTCGAGACCGCTTCCATCGACAGTCTTCCGAAGCCGTGATCGGCCAGCTCGTCAATCACGGCTTCGGTGATGGCGTAGGTGACGTCGGGCTGCAGCACGGCAGCTCCGGTCGGCGTCCGGCGGGTCGTCATGCCAAGGAGCATAGCGTGTGGACGAGACGGTCCCGTCCCGTGTACGTTGGCGTCGAGACGGGACCGTCTCGTCCGTTCCTGAGGAGGGAGTTCGATGACATTCATCGATCACGCGCTCGATCTGCTGGTCCAGCACGACATGGCCGGATTCGTGCAGTTGTTCGCCGAAGACGCCGTGCTCGAGTTCCCGTTCGCCGCGCCCGGTGAGCCCAAGCGCGTCGAAGGCCGCGCCGCTCTGGCCGAGTACCTGCGCAACTACCCGAACCTGTTCGACGTCCGCGAGGTCGCCGCGAAGACCGTGCACCAGACGACTGACCCGGAGGTTTCGATCGCGGAGTTCGAGCTGGCCGGCATCGCGGTCGCCACGCAGAAGCCGTACCGCCTGGGCTATGTCGTGATCCTGACCGTCCGCGACGGCCTGATCCGCCACTATCGCGACTACTTCAGCCCGCTCGCGGTCATCGACGTTCTCGGGGTGCCGGGTGTCTGATGTCCTCGTCCTCGGCTCGACCGGCACCACCGGCAGCCGGGTCGTGCGCGGTCTCGAAGCCGAAGGGATACGTGCTCGGGCGGCAACGCGGAATCCCGTTAAGCCAGGCCAAATCCGGTTCGACTGGGACGAGCCCGCGACGTACGGCCCCGCGCTGGACGGGGTCTCGGCGGTCTACCTGATCGCACCGGTCGCGGCCGATCCGCAGCCGCTTGTCGAGGAGTTCCTCAAGCACGCGCCGGACGCACGAGTGGTCTTGCTCAGTTCGTCCGCCGTGGCCGAAAACACCCCGGTGGTGGGCAGTCTGCCCGGACTCGTCCGTCGGCAGCCGAGCTGGGCAGTGCTGCGGCCGTCGTGGTTCATGCAGAACTTCACCGCCGGGCACCTGGTCGGCGACAGCGCCCGCGCGGGCCGGATCGTGACCGCGACCGGCGACGCCCGGGTGGCGTTCGTGGATGCGGGCGACATAGCCGCGGTCGCCGTCCGCGCGCTGCTCGATCCGGAACCGCACAACACCGATCACCTCATCACCGGCCCGCGCGCGCTCAGCTACGACGAGGCCGCCGGGATCGTCGGGAAACAGCTCGGCCATCCGGTCGTGCACGCACCGGTTTCCACCCTTGAGTACCAGCGATTCCTGGTCCGCGACGGCCTTCCCGAGTCGTACGCCGAAATGCTCGCCTTGCTGGACGAAGCGATCCGCGGCGGCGCCGAGGACCGGGTGACCGACACAGTCGAGCGGGTCACTGGACGACCCGCCCGTGACTTCCGCACCTTCGCGAAAGAGGAGATCCGATGAAGCCGCTGCTGTTCGAAGACGACCCGCAATTCTGGTTCGAGACGCTCATCGCCCTGGGCCAGATCGCCTACGGAGGCGCGGATTTCGGCGAGGTCGTCGCGATCGCGTCGAACATCAAATCCGGTGACTACGACAGCTGGCACGACGCGTGGCTCGCCGCCGCCGAGCGGCTCTACGACGAAGCCGCCACCATGCACCCGGTCAGCGCGCGCGACGCGTACCTGCGTGCCTCGACGTACTACCGCCGCGCCGAGTTCTTCTTGCACGGCAACCCGGAAGACCCGCGGATCAACTACGCCTACGAGCGCAACGTCGAGTGTTTCCAGCGCGCCGCGGAGTCGATCGACAACGTCGAACGGATCGAAATCCCCTACGACGGCCACGTCTTGCGCGGCTACTTCTACCGCGCTCCCGGCGACGGTCCGAAGCCGCTTCTGGTGGTGCACAACGGTTTCGACGGCAGCGCTGAGGACCTGCACTTCATGGGCGCGACGGCGGGCCAGGAACGCGGCTACCACGTGCTGACCTTCGACGGTCCCGGCCAGCCCAGCGCCGTGCACCGCGACGGGCTGCTGTTCCGCCCGGATTGGGAGCACGTCGTCGGCCAGGTGCTCGACTACGCCCTCGCTCTCCCGGAGGTGATCCCGGACAAGGTCGCGCTGATCGGCTGGAGCCTCGGCGGGATGCTCGCGCCGCGCGCCGCCGCGTTCGAGCCGAGGCTGTCGGCCGTCGTCGCGGTGGACGGACTCTTCGACGCCGGCGCGGCCTTTGTGCACCAGCTCCCGTGGGAGCGCGACGAGGTCGTCCGCCGGGCGAACGCGCCGGAAGATCCTGAACTGGACGCGTTTCTAGCCGCCGCGCGGGAACAGAGCCCGACCGTTCGCTGGGCTCTGAGCCACGGCCGCTACGTGATGGGCGGCGCGACCGATCGAGAGTTCCTCGCGAAGTACCTCGAATACAACCTGTACGACGGCGTGGCCGAGCGCATCACCTGCCCGGCGCTGATCTGCGACGCTCCGGAGGACTTGTTCTTCACCGGCGAGCCGCAGCAGCTGTACGACCGGATCAGCGGCCCGAAGAAGCTGCTGAACTTCACCGCGGAGGAGGGTGCGGACGCGCACTGCCACGTCGGCGCGATGCGGCTCGCGAACGGCCGCATTTACGACTGGCTGGACGACGTTCTCTGATCCGGGCTGAACCGGGGTCAGGATTCCAGGGCCAGCGCCGCGCCGAACCCGACCAGCGCGGTGCCGGTCACCCCGTCCAGTGCGCGGCGGACCTTGCGGCGGCTGAGCCAAGCGCGGACGCGGTGCACGAAGAACAGGAGGACGAGCAACCAGATCGTGCCCAGCACGGCGACCGTGTACGCGAGCACCAGCGCGTCCCAGGTCGTCGTGCGCACCGGGTCGAGGAACTGCGGCAGCACCGACAGGTACAGCACCAGCACCTTGGGGTTCGTGATGTTCGACAGGAATCCCTCGCGCCACCGCCGGAAACCGCTGGCGCGCTTGCGCTGAGTGTCGGCGACCGCGTCGTAGTTGCCGCGCCAGGCGCCGCGCAGCGCCTGGACGCCGAGGAAGAGGAGGTAAGCCGCGCCGAGCCACTTGAGCGTGAGGAACACCGGCTGCGAACGGGCGATGACCACGCCGAGCCCGAGCGCCGCGGCAGTGCCCTGCACCGCGTTGCCGGCGAAGATGCCGGCGGTGGCCAGCAAGCCGCCGCGCGCCCCGCCGGACAGTGCGTTCTTCAGCATCACCATCGTGTCCGGCCCCGGCGCGAGCACGATGAGGACCACGATCACCAGATAACTGCCGTACCCGCTCCACGTCACGTCTGACCACGGTAGATCCCGGATCGGCCGGCGTCTCGCGGATTTCCGTCACAGTGGTTCCGGCCGTCCGGGCAACCCGGGCGAACCGGACGGCGTGCACTCTTCGGGAGCGAGGAGGGCGCTATGTATCCACTGGTCGAAGGGGAACAACTGCTCTGGTCCGGGCGGCCGCGGCGCTACGTGCGCCGGTACGCGGACTTCCACAATTACGTCGCAGTGGCGGTGGGCTTCGGAGTGATCGTCGTGTCCGGCACCGTCGGCATCGTGGCGTTCGACATCGATCCCGTCACGTTCAGCTTGTGGCCGAGCTTCTTCATCCTGGCGATCGCGCTGATCGCCGAACAGAACCGGCAGCGGAGGGTGCTGTTCGGGGTGCTGACCTACCTGGTGACCGACCGCAGGCTCGTCTTCGTCGCTGACCGTCCGGGCGGCATCGAGTACCGCTGGGTGTGGCTTCCCGACCTGGGCGAGCCGCGGGTGCGCGACCACGGCGACGGCACGG
Encoded here:
- a CDS encoding alpha/beta fold hydrolase; its protein translation is MAAGRLIAASVPAAAGLAAGGWAARNLKTYGWAMARTRRAGFTEHDAVVNGSKLHYAQGPAGAKPALLLIHGQAVDWQSYARVLPELARDFTVYAVDVHGHGDSARAPEKYTAAAIGADLARFVEEIIGKRVVVSGHSSGGQLAAWLAGNRPDLVRALVLEDPPLFTTLLPRAEKTWNWVDLATACHTYLRSGESDWGAYLFEHQKLWDFFGDGAARIVRSGLKRREKHPNRPITLFFMPPSWNDMQRAVEHYDPRFGDAFYTGAWDEGFDHEATLRKIEAPTILVHANWKYGEDGVLQGAIDADDARQIASLINDVEVVRVDSGHNVHGEKPARFAELVRSVTAWL
- a CDS encoding cob(I)yrinic acid a,c-diamide adenosyltransferase encodes the protein MVVRINRVYTKVGDSGTTALGDGSRVPKTSARLSAYADTDEANSVLGLAIALGGLTDEIADVLRRIQNDLFDVGADLCLPIQEDPPYEPLRITEAYLERLEGWCDDFNERLPKLTSFILPGGTPGAAFLHQARTVSRRAERSAWALMEAEPDTSNPIAAKYLNRLSDLLFILARLANPEGDVLWQPGG
- the murA gene encoding UDP-N-acetylglucosamine 1-carboxyvinyltransferase, which translates into the protein MSEHFDVHGGARLVGEVDVVGAKNSVLKLMAAALLAEGTTTITNCPQILDVPLMGDVLRSVGCEVEIEGDTARITTPKELSHRADSAAMGKLRASVCVLGPLVGRLKQAVVALPGGDAIGQRPLDMHQNGLRKLGATSTIEHGCVVAKAETLVGTQIWLDFPSVGATENILMAAVLAEGTTVIDNAAREPEIADICTMLTEMGAKIEGAGTSTLTVHGVEALNPTEHRVIGDRIVGATWAFAAAMTRGDLTVRGVNPHHLDLVLDKLRLAGAEVTTYDDKGFRVVQPERPKAVDWVTLPYPGFATDLQPFAVALSAVSEGTSMITENVYEARFRFIEEMIRLSGDARTDGHHAVVRGVEKLSSAPVWASDIRAGAGLVLAGLCADGVTEVWDVFHIDRGYPHFVENLNRLGARIDRVAGEPERA
- a CDS encoding TetR/AcrR family transcriptional regulator is translated as MTTRRTPTGAAVLQPDVTYAITEAVIDELADHGFGRLSMEAVSKRAGVGKSALYRRWRSKDEMIGAVIAEFSLARAVDPDTGSLRGDIRATLEALYGWITHPRFSRIFPGLIAEARQNPAMAEFAREAIGGPRRAINQAVFTRAIERGEIPADTDIEMALDIGAGIVYWRLIVRGVPAEEGYLDKVADLVVRALST
- a CDS encoding nuclear transport factor 2 family protein; translated protein: MTFIDHALDLLVQHDMAGFVQLFAEDAVLEFPFAAPGEPKRVEGRAALAEYLRNYPNLFDVREVAAKTVHQTTDPEVSIAEFELAGIAVATQKPYRLGYVVILTVRDGLIRHYRDYFSPLAVIDVLGVPGV
- a CDS encoding ergot alkaloid biosynthesis protein; this encodes MSDVLVLGSTGTTGSRVVRGLEAEGIRARAATRNPVKPGQIRFDWDEPATYGPALDGVSAVYLIAPVAADPQPLVEEFLKHAPDARVVLLSSSAVAENTPVVGSLPGLVRRQPSWAVLRPSWFMQNFTAGHLVGDSARAGRIVTATGDARVAFVDAGDIAAVAVRALLDPEPHNTDHLITGPRALSYDEAAGIVGKQLGHPVVHAPVSTLEYQRFLVRDGLPESYAEMLALLDEAIRGGAEDRVTDTVERVTGRPARDFRTFAKEEIR